A genomic stretch from Bradyrhizobium quebecense includes:
- a CDS encoding IS30 family transposase: MGQCYGQLSLEERVEIYRLHVGGKSQNDIASALDRATSTISRELKRNSRPTKVWKGGYEPVRAQQLAERRRRQDGRFKLARQPALRDCVGKSLAMGHSPEQIAGRLAREHGRVMISHESIYRFIYHRTAQKDYWHRLLPRHKLRRGRRRRPGGSPASFIKQRRSIDERPSEVEGRGTPGHWEADFMLFARYGQGLLVLHERQTRFSIVLHPRDRKAVLTARTIARQLGKLPQAIRKTISFDNGTEFAEHHRLHNALGVQTFFCDPHSPWQKGGVENSIGRLRRSLPRKTDLRFITAAVLRRLAQRLNDTPRKCLDFKTPAEAFSKLKSIVALQT, encoded by the coding sequence ATGGGACAATGTTATGGCCAGCTCAGCCTTGAAGAGCGCGTTGAGATTTACCGCCTGCATGTAGGCGGTAAATCTCAAAACGATATTGCGTCTGCGCTTGACCGCGCGACGTCGACGATAAGTCGGGAGCTGAAGCGCAACTCGCGGCCTACCAAGGTCTGGAAGGGCGGTTACGAACCGGTCCGGGCTCAACAATTGGCCGAACGTCGGCGACGGCAGGATGGCCGCTTCAAGCTGGCGCGCCAGCCGGCCCTGCGGGACTGCGTCGGCAAAAGCCTTGCGATGGGACATTCGCCGGAGCAGATCGCTGGTCGACTGGCGCGAGAACATGGTCGCGTCATGATCAGCCACGAGTCAATCTATCGTTTCATCTATCATCGTACCGCCCAGAAGGATTACTGGCACCGCCTGCTGCCGCGCCATAAACTCAGACGAGGGCGCCGGCGACGCCCAGGCGGCAGCCCTGCCAGCTTCATTAAACAACGGCGCTCGATCGATGAACGACCCTCCGAGGTCGAAGGTCGCGGGACGCCGGGTCATTGGGAAGCCGACTTCATGCTGTTCGCGCGATATGGCCAAGGATTGCTGGTTCTCCACGAGCGCCAAACTCGCTTCAGCATCGTGCTGCACCCACGCGATCGGAAAGCTGTCCTCACCGCTCGGACCATCGCCCGTCAACTCGGCAAGCTTCCACAGGCGATCCGTAAAACCATCAGCTTCGACAACGGAACCGAGTTCGCCGAGCATCACAGGCTTCACAACGCCCTCGGCGTCCAAACCTTCTTCTGCGATCCCCATAGTCCCTGGCAAAAAGGCGGCGTGGAAAACTCCATCGGGCGCTTACGACGCTCTCTGCCACGCAAAACTGACCTCAGGTTCATCACGGCAGCCGTCCTCAGGCGCCTCGCTCAGCGCCTCAACGATACCCCACGCAAATGCCTCGACTTCAAGACCCCCGCCGAGGCATTCTCCAAACTCAAATCAATCGTTGCACTTCAAACGTGA
- a CDS encoding LysR family transcriptional regulator — protein MQDFDLRDLDAFVAVARTRNFRRAALEQRVSVSSLSQRLRDMEERLGVRLMNRTTRSVALTEAGELLLARVAPAMVNVADAITEVRGLRAEPSGRLRINAPPPAVDLVLAPMVAPFLARYPQVDLDIVAESAFVDIVAQGFDAGVRYGEHLAQDMVAVPLGAPQRYAVVASSDHVAKHGRPMHPKDLLKHACIRTRFGSGAIFDWEFEKNGRVVKVSPPARLIATYLGLALRAVHDGVGYWATFEGYVRYGVKSGALVSVLDDWCPPFDGPFLYYPSRRQPPPALAAFVSFVADWRKQARRKTK, from the coding sequence ATGCAGGATTTCGACCTTCGCGACCTCGATGCCTTCGTGGCGGTGGCGCGCACCCGCAACTTCCGGCGTGCGGCTCTCGAACAGCGCGTCTCGGTCTCAAGCCTCAGCCAGCGCCTGCGCGACATGGAGGAGCGGCTCGGCGTCCGCCTGATGAACCGCACCACCCGCAGCGTTGCGCTGACCGAAGCCGGCGAACTGCTGCTCGCCCGCGTCGCACCGGCAATGGTCAACGTCGCCGACGCGATCACCGAGGTGCGCGGCCTGCGCGCCGAGCCGTCGGGGCGCCTGCGCATCAACGCGCCGCCGCCCGCGGTCGATCTCGTGCTGGCGCCGATGGTCGCACCGTTCCTCGCCAGATATCCGCAGGTCGATCTCGATATCGTCGCCGAAAGTGCGTTCGTGGATATCGTCGCGCAAGGCTTCGACGCCGGCGTGCGCTATGGCGAGCATCTGGCGCAGGACATGGTGGCGGTCCCGCTCGGCGCGCCGCAGCGTTACGCGGTGGTGGCGTCGAGCGATCATGTCGCGAAGCACGGCCGGCCGATGCACCCGAAGGACCTGCTGAAGCACGCCTGCATCCGCACCCGCTTCGGCAGCGGTGCGATCTTCGATTGGGAGTTCGAGAAGAACGGTCGCGTGGTGAAGGTTTCGCCACCGGCCAGGCTGATCGCGACCTATCTCGGCCTCGCGTTGCGTGCGGTCCATGACGGCGTCGGCTATTGGGCGACGTTCGAGGGTTATGTGCGTTATGGCGTCAAATCCGGCGCGCTGGTCAGCGTGCTCGACGACTGGTGTCCGCCGTTTGACGGGCCGTTCCTGTATTACCCAAGCCGCCGCCAGCCGCCACCGGCGCTCGCCGCGTTCGTGTCGTTCGTCGCCGACTGGCGCAAGCAGGCGCGGCGGAAGACGAAATAG
- a CDS encoding aldo/keto reductase, which yields MDTRKLGSTGPTVSLIGLGCMGMSDFYGPTDRSESIATIHAALDAGITLLDTGDFYGMGHNEMLIGEALKSRSRDNLQISVKFGALRDRNYGFLGYDSRPVAVKNFVAYSLQRLGVDHIDIYRPARLDPNVPIEDTVGAMADMIKAGWIRHIGLSEVGSDTIRRAHKVHPIADLQIEYSLISRGIETDILKTCRELGIGISAYGVLARGLISGHWSKDRAGAKDFRLLSPRFQAGNIDTNLALADRLRIIAGEIGASPAQVAIAWVAAQGKDIVPLVGARRRERLTEALGALDVKLTAAHLAALAEAFPPGAAAGGRYPEEHLRHMDSEKPAT from the coding sequence ATGGACACACGCAAACTCGGCTCCACCGGCCCGACGGTTTCGCTGATCGGCCTCGGCTGCATGGGCATGTCCGACTTCTACGGTCCCACCGACCGCAGCGAGAGCATCGCCACCATCCATGCCGCGCTCGATGCCGGCATCACGCTGCTCGACACCGGCGACTTCTACGGCATGGGCCACAACGAGATGCTGATCGGCGAGGCCCTGAAGAGCCGCAGCCGCGACAATCTGCAGATCAGCGTCAAGTTCGGCGCGCTGCGCGATCGCAACTATGGCTTCCTCGGTTATGACAGCCGTCCCGTTGCCGTGAAGAATTTCGTCGCCTATTCGCTGCAGCGGCTCGGCGTCGATCACATCGATATCTATCGCCCGGCGCGGCTCGATCCCAACGTGCCGATCGAGGACACGGTCGGCGCGATGGCCGACATGATCAAGGCCGGCTGGATCAGGCATATCGGCCTGTCGGAGGTCGGTTCCGACACCATCCGCCGCGCCCACAAGGTGCATCCGATCGCCGATTTGCAGATCGAGTATTCGCTCATCTCGCGCGGCATCGAGACCGACATCCTGAAGACCTGCCGCGAGCTCGGCATCGGCATATCAGCCTATGGCGTGCTGGCACGCGGGCTGATCAGCGGGCACTGGTCGAAGGATCGCGCAGGTGCAAAAGACTTTCGCCTGCTGAGCCCGCGCTTCCAGGCCGGCAATATCGACACCAACCTCGCGCTCGCCGATCGGCTACGCATCATCGCCGGCGAGATCGGCGCCTCTCCGGCGCAGGTCGCGATTGCCTGGGTCGCGGCGCAAGGCAAGGACATCGTGCCGCTGGTCGGCGCGCGGCGGCGCGAGCGGCTGACCGAGGCCCTCGGCGCGCTCGATGTGAAGCTGACCGCAGCGCATCTCGCCGCGCTCGCCGAAGCATTTCCGCCCGGCGCAGCCGCCGGCGGACGCTATCCGGAGGAGCACCTCCGGCACATGGACAGCGAGAAGCCCGCGACCTGA
- a CDS encoding HesA/MoeB/ThiF family protein, whose protein sequence is MLSADELERYARHIVLREVGGPGQNALKKASVLVIGAGGLGAPVLMYLAAAGVGRLGVIDDDIVSLSNLQRQIIHTTSDIGKRKVDSAATQIHALNPHVTFEAHPTRLTADNAMALIGNYDLVLDGSDNFETRYLVADACFLAKRPLITAALGQFDGSLTTIRAHEKNADGVFNPTYRCLFPEAPPPGTVPACAEAGVMGALAGVLGSMMALEAIREIVGFGEGLVGRLLMVDARAMRFETLRYARDPQNPLNGDTPGITDLSGHR, encoded by the coding sequence ATGCTGAGTGCCGACGAACTTGAACGCTATGCCCGCCACATCGTGCTGCGCGAGGTGGGCGGCCCCGGCCAGAATGCACTGAAAAAGGCGTCGGTGCTGGTGATCGGCGCGGGCGGTCTTGGCGCGCCGGTGCTGATGTATCTGGCCGCCGCCGGCGTCGGCCGGCTCGGCGTGATCGATGACGACATCGTCTCGCTCTCCAACCTGCAGCGCCAGATCATCCATACGACGTCTGATATCGGCAAGCGCAAGGTCGACAGCGCGGCAACGCAGATTCACGCACTCAACCCGCATGTGACGTTCGAGGCGCATCCAACGCGGCTCACCGCCGACAATGCGATGGCGCTGATCGGAAATTACGATCTCGTGCTCGACGGCTCCGATAATTTCGAGACCCGCTATCTTGTCGCCGACGCCTGCTTCCTCGCGAAAAGGCCGCTGATCACCGCGGCGCTGGGGCAGTTCGACGGTTCGCTGACCACGATCCGCGCGCATGAGAAGAACGCGGACGGCGTGTTCAACCCGACCTATCGCTGCCTGTTCCCGGAGGCGCCGCCGCCGGGGACGGTGCCGGCCTGCGCCGAGGCCGGCGTGATGGGCGCGCTCGCGGGCGTGCTGGGATCGATGATGGCGCTGGAAGCGATCCGCGAGATCGTCGGCTTCGGCGAGGGCCTGGTCGGCCGCCTCCTGATGGTGGATGCGCGCGCGATGCGGTTCGAAACCTTGCGCTACGCGCGCGATCCGCAGAACCCGCTCAACGGTGATACACCCGGCATCACCGATCTGAGCGGGCATCGGTAG
- a CDS encoding serine protease, whose product MRLVLSATSMVAAMMVAGMGAAHAQLTPPTTAGAKPKTVTTVPVRPALQKPEDTASAMAQAERLALQSDLAWVGEYNGAITGDVSERMVNAIKEFQKNRGGKPTGVLNPQERGVLADTARRKQESVGWRVVTEPATGARLGIPTKLVPQLTSDASGAKWTSPTGTVQVLLTRRKEASPTTAKLAEQEKKEPAGRTIDYTVVKPDFFVLSGMQGLKKFYLRGTLKGDEVRILTILYDQAMQTTVEPVLIAMSSAFNAFPSGVQAGPPPRKTVEYATGVVVSDDGAVVTDRVATDDCIALTIPGYGSADRVAVDKEHDLALLRIYGARGLKPLNIAGQATQTALDITGIADPQNQGGGAAASSVKASVAQLGGGDQALSPPPAIGFSGAAALDGGGKFAGIAMLKPVIVAGPANAAPPAQAALVPADTVRNFLKAHGVNASGESADAKAAVVRVICVRK is encoded by the coding sequence ATGAGATTGGTGCTTTCGGCAACATCGATGGTCGCGGCCATGATGGTCGCAGGTATGGGCGCCGCGCACGCCCAGTTGACGCCGCCGACGACGGCCGGGGCCAAGCCGAAGACCGTGACGACGGTGCCGGTCCGCCCCGCTCTGCAGAAGCCGGAAGATACCGCGAGCGCGATGGCGCAGGCCGAGCGGCTGGCGCTGCAATCGGATCTCGCCTGGGTCGGCGAATATAATGGCGCAATCACCGGCGACGTCAGCGAGCGCATGGTCAATGCGATCAAGGAATTCCAGAAGAACCGCGGCGGCAAGCCGACCGGCGTGCTGAACCCGCAGGAGCGCGGCGTGCTCGCCGACACCGCGCGGCGGAAGCAGGAGAGCGTCGGCTGGAGGGTCGTCACCGAGCCTGCCACCGGGGCGCGGCTCGGCATTCCCACCAAACTGGTGCCGCAGCTCACCAGCGACGCCTCCGGCGCCAAATGGACCTCGCCAACCGGCACCGTCCAGGTGCTGCTGACCCGGCGCAAGGAGGCGAGCCCGACCACCGCAAAGCTCGCCGAGCAGGAAAAGAAGGAGCCGGCCGGCCGCACCATCGACTACACCGTGGTGAAGCCGGATTTCTTCGTGCTGTCGGGCATGCAGGGGCTGAAGAAGTTCTATCTGCGCGGCACCTTGAAGGGTGACGAGGTGCGCATCCTGACTATTCTCTATGACCAGGCGATGCAGACCACCGTCGAGCCGGTGTTGATCGCGATGTCGAGCGCCTTCAACGCATTTCCGTCCGGCGTGCAGGCCGGCCCGCCGCCGCGCAAGACCGTCGAATATGCCACCGGCGTCGTGGTCAGCGACGATGGCGCTGTCGTCACCGACCGCGTGGCGACCGACGACTGCATCGCGCTGACGATCCCGGGCTACGGCAGTGCCGATCGGGTCGCGGTGGACAAGGAGCACGATCTCGCCTTGCTGCGCATCTATGGCGCGCGCGGGCTGAAGCCGCTCAACATCGCAGGCCAGGCGACGCAGACCGCGCTCGACATCACCGGCATCGCCGATCCGCAGAACCAGGGCGGCGGTGCAGCTGCGAGCAGCGTCAAGGCGTCGGTGGCGCAACTCGGCGGCGGCGATCAGGCGCTGTCGCCGCCGCCGGCGATCGGGTTCTCCGGCGCGGCAGCACTCGACGGCGGCGGCAAGTTTGCCGGCATCGCGATGCTGAAGCCTGTCATCGTTGCAGGCCCGGCCAATGCGGCACCGCCGGCGCAAGCCGCGCTGGTGCCGGCCGACACGGTGCGCAACTTCCTGAAGGCGCACGGCGTCAACGCGTCGGGCGAATCGGCGGACGCCAAGGCCGCCGTGGTCCGCGTGATCTGCGTGCGGAAATAA